The genomic region CGCGAGTTCGGCGGGTTCGTGCCGCCGCCCTTGTTCAATGACTGAGAGAAACCCCATGAGCAACGACCTCGAACAGCTCACCGCACTCAACCGCGACTATGTGGCCTCAGTGCAGAATTGCGACGTCAAGCGCTTCGACGAGATTTTGGCGCCGGAGTTCTACTGCTCCAATCCCGACAAGACGCTGGTTGATCGCGAGGCCTTCCTGAAGCAGACGGCGCGGCCGATTGCGATCCGAAACCTCAGAGAGCACGACGTCATCATCCGTATCATGGGTGATTTCGCCATCATCCACGCGGCAACGAGCTACACCAATGCGGACGGCCAGCAGGCCACCGGGCGCTATACCGATTGCTGGGCGAAGACGAACGGGACGTGGCTCGCGGTGTCGGCGCACGTGTCGCGGTAAAGAGCGCGTCACACCACACATTCTCCGGCACAGCCAGATATTCGGGAGGCCGCGAGCTCACCGCTCCAGATTCTTCAGCAGCAATTTCAGCGCTGTCGCTGCAAAGGTCTGCATATTGGCCAAGCGGTCGTTGCTGCCCGTCTCAAGCGTCATCACCTCGACTGCGGGCCCGGCGACCGCCATGCAGCTGTGGCCCGCCGCATCGCCGTAGCGATTGCCGGTGGGACCGGACGCCCCGGTCTCCGACAGGCCCCAATCGCAGTTGAAACGGCTGCGCATCTGCCCGGCCAGCAATTGCGCGTAGGGCTCCGAGGAGGAACGAAAGCCCTTCATTCCTTCGTCCGAAATATCCATCAGCACGCGCCTGGCATCGCGAGTGTAGACCACGGCCCCGCCGAGGAAATAAGCGGACGCGCCGGGCACCGCGAGAAGGCTGGCCGAGATCAGGCCGCCGGTCGAGGATTCCGCAACAGCAATGGTCTGTTTGCGCGCGATCAGCTTCGCTGCGACCTGTTCCGCAATGCCGACGAGCTCTTTCATTCCTTGACCCCTTATTGCTTCGCAACCGAGCTCGGCCTTTCTAGCATATGACAGCGCCGTTGGCCGAGTTGCAGCCAACGGGCAGGCCTGCTTGAATGGCGGCCAAAGGGCGGAGCGGCCAAGCTCTGCCCGCGGGAAAGACGCGACGAGGAAACGTGAAGGACACGTCATGGCGTCCCTGATCGCCGGCGGGGTGGATTGCGATGTGCATCCGGCCGTGCCGCATCTGACCAGCCTGCTGCCGTACCTGAACGACTATT from Bradyrhizobium lupini harbors:
- a CDS encoding nuclear transport factor 2 family protein, whose protein sequence is MSNDLEQLTALNRDYVASVQNCDVKRFDEILAPEFYCSNPDKTLVDREAFLKQTARPIAIRNLREHDVIIRIMGDFAIIHAATSYTNADGQQATGRYTDCWAKTNGTWLAVSAHVSR
- a CDS encoding CinA family protein; the encoded protein is MKELVGIAEQVAAKLIARKQTIAVAESSTGGLISASLLAVPGASAYFLGGAVVYTRDARRVLMDISDEGMKGFRSSSEPYAQLLAGQMRSRFNCDWGLSETGASGPTGNRYGDAAGHSCMAVAGPAVEVMTLETGSNDRLANMQTFAATALKLLLKNLER